TGATCGGGTTTCGGATTCAACCCGCGAAACACATCGATGAAACCGACATCTTCGAGCACGGTCGTCATCCACGCCCGCTCTTCCGGGAGAAAACCCGAGTTCTTCTGGTTGCCGCGCCAGTTTTTCAGATCGATCTCCTTGTGCGCGATGTTCCAGTCTCCGCACAGGATGTATTCCCGCCCATCCGTGCGCATTTCCCGCAGGACAGGCAGGAAGCGATCGAGAAAGTCGAATTTCACCGCCTGCCGTTCTTCGCTGCTGGATCCGGACGGGAGATAGAGCGAGGCGATACTCAGGCTTCCAAAGTCCGCCTGAATAAACCGGCCCTCGGCATCGATATCGGGCCAGCCCAGGCCCATGACCACCCGGTCCGGCTGTCTGCGGGCATACAGGGCGACACCGCTATAGCCCTTCTTCTCCGCATCGTGGAAATACCCGTGAAAGCCGTTGGGCGCCAGCATCTCCTCAGTCATCTGGTCGACCTGCGCCTTGGTCTCCTGCAGGCAGACCACGTCCGCGCGCTGGCGATACAACCAGGAAAAGAATCCCTTGCGCGCGGCCGAGCGAATCCCGTTCAGGTTTGCGGTAATAACGCGCACGTACGACTACTCCGACCTGTTGCGAAGACTTTTAGCTTCGGTGAAAAATTCCCAGGAGTTGGCGGTCATGCTTAAATGCGGATTCTCGCTGTACGGAAATGTGTTCGAAGTGAAAGATCACCAGAAAGAGTTTATTGATTTTGCCATAGAAACCGGCGCAATTCGCTTTGGGGAGTTCGTTCTCAAGTCCGGTCGGGTAAGCCCCTATTTCTTCAATGCCGGCCTGTTCGATACCGGCTCCAGGCTTTCTCGTCTGGGTCAATTCTATGCGCACGCGATCGTCGACGCGAAACTTGAATTCGATATGCTGTTCGGTCCTGCCTACAAGGGCATCCCCTTGGTATCGACGACGGCCATCGCCCTCGCGGATCACGAAAACCGCGACGTACCGTTTGCGTTCAATCGCAAGGAAGCCAAGGATCATGCCGAAGGAGGTGTAGTCGTTGGCCATCCGCTGCAGGGGCGGGTCCTGATTGTGGACGATGTGATTTCCGCGGGGATATCAGTCAACGAGGCCGTGGACATCATTAACTCCGCCGGTGCTGAGCCGGCAGGCGTGGCCATTGCGCTGGATCGGCAGGAGCGTGGCGGCAACTCTTTGTCCGCGGTCCAGGAGGTCATGCACCGCCATCAGATTCCCGTGACCAGCATTATCGGGCTCGACACGCTGATCCCGTATCTGGCGGGCAACGAGGCATTGCGCAAGCACGTGGATGCGATTGCCGCATATGGGAACGCCTGGGGCGCCAGGCCCGAAGCTCAATAGCGCTGTTCCTCGAACTGGGTGACCAGGGCCTGCTCCGGCAGGATCGCCGCGGCGAATTCAGCCGCGATCGCGCTTCTCGTCGAAGCGCCGCACGTCCGCCGTTTCCATACTAATAGGGCCCTCGTGGCTGGCGCCGCTGGCGATAGCGATACTGTGGCAGCGCAGATCTCCGGTAACCGCGCCCGCCTCCCCGATCTCGATCTGTTCCCGCGCCACGACGGACCCGCGCACGATGCCATTCACCACGACGACATTGGCCGAGATATTTCCCTCCCAGCTGCCTCCCTCGTCCACCAGCAGGACGCCGTCGAGATCGCAGTCTCCGACCACATCCCCCTGGACCACGTAGTTCCCGCGACCTCTCAACTTGCCCTGAAAACCGCTCCCCGCGCTGAGCATCCCGTCATAGGTGCGGGTCCGATCCAGTGCCCTGCGATTCTTCTTGTCTGCCACGTTGTTTTCCCCTTCGTTATTGCCGGTAGATCAGATCCTAGAATAGCAGCTTGAAACCAATCAGCAGGGTCACGACTTCGAACCCACGCTTGATCCACCGGTTTCCCTTGATGATAGCCCAGTGCGCGCCGAGATAGCCGCCCGCCACCGACCCGAGCAGAAGTACGGGCAACCAGGACCACTGCACATCGCCCAGCAGGCCCAGAGTCAGGGCGCCGGCGCCGTTCCAGAACATGCCGACAAACACCAGCGTGTACGCGACCGCGCGCCGGTAATCCAGTCCGTACCAGCGCACCAGCCACAGGGTGCAGAACAAACCGGTTCCGGACGAAAGGGAGCCGTTTAGCAGCCCAATGAGGAACAGGACGGTGCCCCCGACCACCGTACTGCCGCGGCCGCGCGCGCGGGGTGCGTAGGCGATTCCCAGGTCCCGACGCGAAAGGGAATAGACACCCAGGGCGATGGTCAGAACACCCAGAGCCGTCTGCGCCCAGGACTCCGGTATCCGCAGAACCGTTCCGGCACCGAGGATGACCCCCGGGAGGCCCCAGGCGAGAATCTGGATCGCCAGATCACGTCCGATGGAGCCTTCCCGCCAATGTCGCACGGTGGCCCCGATTCCCAGGGCCACTGTGGCGATCTTGTGGGTAGCGAGGGCGACGGCGAAAGGAAGTCCGAGGAAGATCAGGACCGGAAACTGGACCAGGCCGGCGCCGCCGCCGCTAAAGGCAGAAAAGGTGTTTGCCACGAGCGAGACAACAAGCAGGAACAGCTGCTGGGTCCAATCGATCATGATCCTGTCAACGGCTCGTCAAGGGACAGTTGATCACGGGCGGGAGAAATTTGACAAGCCCGCGGACGCAGACCAATCTTAATCCATATTCAATCGATTTCGCGGAATTTCCTTATGAAGACAAAAATGGTCCTGCTCGCGGCCGGCCTGGTCGGCAGCGCGCTGTTCTACGGTTCGGCGGCCAATGCCGCAATCATGAAATGTCAGGACGCACAGGGTAACTGGCACTACGGCGATCATGCCGCGGCCGCCTGCCGAAAGTCACGTGCCAAGGTCATCGAGTTCTCAACCAAGACCGGTCATGAAACGGTGATGAAATCGGCGCCCACCAGGGAACAGTTGAAGGAACGGGAGGAGGAGGAAAAGGCAGCCGAGGCAGAAAAGAAGCGGAAGGAGGAACAGGCAAAGGAAGACAGGATCCTGCGCGACAGCTACGCCACCGAACAGGACATCATCTTCGAACGCGACCGCAAGCTGAAAGAGCTGCAGGATTCGATCGATGCCAATGAAGCCACGGTGAAATCCCTCAAGGCCGTTCTCGCCCGCAGCGAACAGCGCGTGGCGGAAGAAAAGAAGCGTGGCAAGGTCTCCAAAAGCTCGCAAAAGACCCTGGAGTTCTCGCAGAAACAGGTGGCAGAACACGAGGCATCCCTCGACGACCTGCGCAAACAGCTGGTGGAAACGCGCAAGAAATATGACGAGAATCTGGAACGCTATCGCGACATGAAACGCCGCGAGGCCGCGGGCTCCACTGCGAAAAACCCCTGATCAACCGTCAGGCGTCCCCGGGAGTGACCCAGCGCGGGCCCACGTCCGTCGTTTCCTTTTTCCAGAATGGCGCCCGGGTCTTGAGCTCGTCGATGATATAGCGGCAGGCCGAAAACGCGGCGTTGCGGTGAGGGGCCCAGACGGCAACCAGCACGATAGGCTCGC
This Acidiferrobacteraceae bacterium DNA region includes the following protein-coding sequences:
- a CDS encoding exodeoxyribonuclease III, with translation MRVITANLNGIRSAARKGFFSWLYRQRADVVCLQETKAQVDQMTEEMLAPNGFHGYFHDAEKKGYSGVALYARRQPDRVVMGLGWPDIDAEGRFIQADFGSLSIASLYLPSGSSSEERQAVKFDFLDRFLPVLREMRTDGREYILCGDWNIAHKEIDLKNWRGNQKNSGFLPEERAWMTTVLEDVGFIDVFRGLNPKPDQYTWWSNRGRAWEKNVGWRIDYQLATPAIAGQARKERIYKDKRFSDHAPLIIDYEHELL
- the pyrE gene encoding orotate phosphoribosyltransferase encodes the protein MKDHQKEFIDFAIETGAIRFGEFVLKSGRVSPYFFNAGLFDTGSRLSRLGQFYAHAIVDAKLEFDMLFGPAYKGIPLVSTTAIALADHENRDVPFAFNRKEAKDHAEGGVVVGHPLQGRVLIVDDVISAGISVNEAVDIINSAGAEPAGVAIALDRQERGGNSLSAVQEVMHRHQIPVTSIIGLDTLIPYLAGNEALRKHVDAIAAYGNAWGARPEAQ
- a CDS encoding polymer-forming cytoskeletal protein, with the protein product MADKKNRRALDRTRTYDGMLSAGSGFQGKLRGRGNYVVQGDVVGDCDLDGVLLVDEGGSWEGNISANVVVVNGIVRGSVVAREQIEIGEAGAVTGDLRCHSIAIASGASHEGPISMETADVRRFDEKRDRG
- a CDS encoding sulfite exporter TauE/SafE family protein — encoded protein: MIDWTQQLFLLVVSLVANTFSAFSGGGAGLVQFPVLIFLGLPFAVALATHKIATVALGIGATVRHWREGSIGRDLAIQILAWGLPGVILGAGTVLRIPESWAQTALGVLTIALGVYSLSRRDLGIAYAPRARGRGSTVVGGTVLFLIGLLNGSLSSGTGLFCTLWLVRWYGLDYRRAVAYTLVFVGMFWNGAGALTLGLLGDVQWSWLPVLLLGSVAGGYLGAHWAIIKGNRWIKRGFEVVTLLIGFKLLF
- a CDS encoding DUF4124 domain-containing protein gives rise to the protein MKTKMVLLAAGLVGSALFYGSAANAAIMKCQDAQGNWHYGDHAAAACRKSRAKVIEFSTKTGHETVMKSAPTREQLKEREEEEKAAEAEKKRKEEQAKEDRILRDSYATEQDIIFERDRKLKELQDSIDANEATVKSLKAVLARSEQRVAEEKKRGKVSKSSQKTLEFSQKQVAEHEASLDDLRKQLVETRKKYDENLERYRDMKRREAAGSTAKNP